The following coding sequences are from one Paenibacillus sp. FSL R5-0912 window:
- a CDS encoding anti sigma factor C-terminal domain-containing protein — protein MTAPWEGQEDQNLALTLKKAKRKSLIRSIVISLLVTLLTLTAIFFGAAQLVAHRSAETKMSEWKYLMISSPNEYTSSYRDNRGFLSGVLEMNTYKIIEGVPVPWNEKWFNYNEWWFPFATGAYGGTSNLEEIRPPGSTDSNAYRRQYNPHNGQKEMAYYIPGVEYDSSILNDLNLLTAMEPDELAEMALSFDQPYSFEEVNRMLPKEARPVWYWVDTYDDSSGFYLKPHESRDGVMISPQPVSSSSSIYGFGTGPNDNGGEVSPEDFLGLLQSGLEHKDNYYSEYSRISRYLKKDKAEPDAADVRILGVVVTGSAAGLKSLNGQTYIRGAVLGAVADPY, from the coding sequence ATGACAGCCCCATGGGAAGGACAAGAGGATCAGAATCTGGCCCTGACACTAAAAAAAGCTAAACGTAAAAGCTTAATCCGCAGTATTGTTATTTCACTGCTCGTTACCCTTCTAACATTGACCGCGATATTCTTCGGTGCGGCACAGCTGGTGGCCCACCGCTCCGCTGAGACAAAGATGAGTGAATGGAAATATCTGATGATCAGCAGTCCCAATGAATATACGTCCAGCTATAGAGACAACCGCGGATTCTTGTCAGGAGTGCTGGAAATGAACACATACAAGATCATTGAAGGCGTACCTGTTCCGTGGAATGAGAAATGGTTCAATTATAACGAGTGGTGGTTTCCGTTTGCTACCGGAGCTTACGGGGGAACATCGAATCTGGAGGAAATCCGGCCGCCGGGGAGCACAGACAGCAATGCATACAGAAGGCAGTATAACCCGCACAATGGGCAAAAGGAGATGGCCTATTACATCCCGGGCGTGGAATACGACAGTTCAATCCTCAATGACCTTAACCTGCTTACCGCGATGGAACCGGATGAATTGGCAGAGATGGCGCTGTCTTTTGATCAACCCTATTCCTTCGAGGAGGTAAACAGAATGCTTCCCAAAGAGGCCAGACCTGTATGGTATTGGGTGGATACGTATGACGATAGCTCCGGATTCTATCTGAAACCCCACGAGAGTAGGGATGGCGTAATGATAAGCCCGCAGCCTGTGTCATCTTCCTCGAGCATCTATGGATTCGGCACCGGACCCAATGACAATGGCGGTGAGGTGTCGCCGGAGGATTTTCTCGGATTGCTTCAATCCGGGTTGGAGCACAAAGACAATTATTATAGCGAATACAGCCGGATCAGCCGGTACCTAAAAAAGGATAAGGCTGAGCCTGACGCCGCAGATGTCCGGATTCTGGGAGTTGTTGTCACCGGCTCTGCCGCAGGTCTGAAAAGCTTGAATGGACAAACCTATATCCGGGGGGCTGTGCTTGGTGCCGTAGCAGATCCCTATTAA
- a CDS encoding RNA polymerase sigma factor — protein sequence MGAGNREQLLQSKMAEIRRYLIRLGAGNADAEDIVQDTVYKALLYIDGIEEHKFSAWLYKVAINSYYDLCRRQTRFRYSDEMEDYEAPESELPESMLLQQEQKILIEKILGRMNPANRQLILLKYEMDFSYKQIAALLGVTEGIVKASLYRARQQFQHIYGGKAK from the coding sequence GTGGGGGCTGGAAACAGAGAGCAGCTGCTCCAATCCAAAATGGCGGAAATACGCAGATATTTAATCCGGCTTGGCGCCGGCAATGCGGATGCTGAAGATATTGTGCAGGATACAGTCTACAAAGCCTTGCTGTATATTGACGGAATTGAGGAGCATAAGTTCAGTGCCTGGCTCTACAAGGTAGCGATTAACAGCTATTATGATCTATGCCGGAGGCAGACACGGTTCCGGTATTCTGATGAAATGGAGGATTATGAAGCGCCGGAGAGCGAACTTCCGGAGTCCATGCTGCTGCAGCAGGAGCAAAAAATACTTATTGAGAAGATCCTTGGCCGAATGAATCCGGCGAACCGCCAGCTAATTCTGCTGAAGTATGAAATGGATTTCTCCTATAAACAAATTGCTGCGCTTCTGGGAGTCACAGAAGGGATAGTAAAGGCTTCTCTATATCGTGCCAGACAGCAGTTTCAACATATTTATGGAGGTAAGGCTAAATGA
- a CDS encoding ribonuclease J — MSKKNNNDKLSIFALGGVGEIGKNMYVIQYGNDIVVVDAGLKFPEEDMLGIDIVIPDISYLTENRDKVRGIVLTHGHEDHIGGLSYVLKNLNVPVYGTRLTLGLVDNKLKEANLLGETKRILINEDSEIELGTSLKVTFFRTNHSIPDSVGVCIETPEGNVVHTGDFKFDHTPVNGQFANLHRMAEIGSKGVLALLSDSTNAEKPGFTPSEKNVGIVLEDIFRKAEQRVVVATFASNVHRIQQVVNAAESTGRKITVIGRSMVNVVSIASELGYLYIPDGMLIEPEEMNRMAGNRVVVLCTGSQGEPMSALTRMARSSHRKVDIMPGDTVIIAATPVPGNEKYVGRTIDELFRLGANVIYSGSNSGVHVSGHGSQEELKLMLNLMKPKFFIPIHGEFRMQRRHAILAESVGVEPSNIFITELGEVIEISGGAARRAGKVTAGNVLIDGLGVGDVGNIVLRDRKLLSQDGILVVVVTLSKQNGAIVSGPDIISRGFVYVRESEGLLDEANRIVSGTLQRLMSEKVNEWASLKTSVKDSLGRFLYEQTRRRPMILPIIMEV, encoded by the coding sequence TTGTCGAAAAAAAACAACAACGATAAATTGTCGATATTCGCATTAGGCGGAGTCGGCGAGATCGGAAAAAACATGTACGTTATTCAGTACGGCAATGACATTGTAGTCGTGGATGCCGGCCTGAAATTCCCGGAAGAAGATATGCTCGGTATTGATATTGTAATACCTGACATCTCGTACCTGACTGAGAACCGTGACAAAGTAAGAGGGATTGTGCTTACCCACGGACATGAGGATCACATTGGCGGATTGTCTTATGTGCTCAAGAACCTGAATGTTCCAGTCTATGGAACAAGACTTACACTTGGCCTTGTGGATAACAAGCTCAAGGAAGCGAACCTGTTGGGTGAAACCAAACGGATTCTGATCAACGAAGATTCGGAAATTGAACTGGGCACCTCGCTTAAGGTAACATTCTTCAGAACTAACCACAGTATTCCTGATTCCGTGGGTGTATGCATCGAGACTCCGGAAGGCAACGTTGTCCACACAGGTGACTTCAAATTCGACCACACGCCAGTTAACGGTCAATTTGCGAATCTGCACCGGATGGCCGAAATCGGATCGAAGGGTGTGCTTGCACTGCTGTCGGACAGTACCAATGCCGAGAAGCCGGGCTTTACACCTTCGGAGAAGAATGTCGGTATTGTTCTGGAAGATATTTTCCGTAAAGCTGAACAGCGTGTAGTTGTAGCAACCTTTGCTTCCAACGTGCACCGTATCCAGCAGGTGGTGAATGCAGCAGAATCGACAGGCCGCAAGATTACTGTCATCGGACGCAGTATGGTTAACGTAGTTTCCATTGCTTCCGAGCTCGGTTATCTGTACATTCCTGACGGTATGCTGATTGAACCGGAAGAAATGAACAGAATGGCCGGCAACCGTGTAGTTGTGCTTTGTACAGGCAGCCAGGGCGAACCTATGTCCGCGTTAACGCGTATGGCACGCTCCAGTCACCGCAAGGTTGACATTATGCCGGGCGATACCGTTATTATTGCAGCTACACCGGTACCGGGTAATGAGAAGTATGTAGGCCGTACCATTGATGAACTGTTCCGTCTTGGCGCCAATGTAATTTACAGCGGCTCCAACTCCGGTGTTCACGTATCCGGTCACGGCAGCCAGGAAGAGCTGAAGCTGATGCTCAACCTGATGAAGCCGAAATTCTTCATTCCAATTCACGGTGAGTTCCGGATGCAGCGCAGACATGCAATTCTTGCAGAGTCCGTCGGTGTAGAACCAAGTAATATCTTCATCACGGAGCTTGGCGAAGTGATTGAAATTTCCGGAGGTGCAGCACGCAGAGCCGGTAAGGTTACTGCAGGCAACGTGCTCATTGACGGACTTGGTGTCGGCGATGTCGGCAATATCGTACTGCGTGACCGTAAGCTCTTGTCCCAGGACGGAATTCTGGTTGTAGTGGTAACACTCAGCAAGCAGAATGGAGCTATTGTCTCCGGACCGGACATCATTTCCCGCGGATTTGTCTACGTGCGGGAGTCTGAAGGTCTCCTGGACGAAGCTAACCGGATTGTATCCGGTACGCTGCAGCGCCTGATGAGCGAGAAGGTCAATGAGTGGGCTTCTCTGAAGACCAGTGTCAAAGATTCGCTCGGCCGTTTCCTTTACGAGCAGACACGCCGCAGACCGATGATCCTGCCGATCATCATGGAAGTATAA
- the dapA gene encoding 4-hydroxy-tetrahydrodipicolinate synthase, with protein MDFGRLITAMVTPFDGDGEINWEATSRLVDYLIEEQKSAALVVCGTTGESPTLTDDEKLKLFSFVKKQAGGRCKIIAGTGSNSTRHSIELTKEAEKLGVDGVLLVVPYYNKPNQEGLYRHFSSIAAETSLPCILYNVPSRTTVSLSVATTLRLAALPNIVATKECVSVDQITLIASACPDDFHVYSGDDSAGLATLAVGGHGIISVASHIVGAQMLEMIEAFTSGNVQRAGELHRTLFPVFKGLFECPQPLPNPSAVKYALGLRGIDVGSVRLPLVSPTEEEAAFIAALLK; from the coding sequence GTGGATTTCGGAAGACTAATAACCGCAATGGTAACCCCGTTTGACGGGGACGGAGAAATCAACTGGGAAGCAACTTCAAGGCTTGTCGATTACTTGATAGAAGAACAGAAATCCGCTGCGCTGGTAGTCTGCGGAACAACGGGTGAATCGCCTACCTTAACCGATGATGAGAAGCTGAAGCTCTTTTCTTTTGTCAAAAAGCAGGCAGGCGGACGCTGCAAAATCATCGCCGGAACCGGCAGCAACAGCACTAGACATTCCATCGAGCTCACGAAGGAAGCCGAGAAACTCGGCGTGGACGGTGTGCTTCTGGTCGTCCCTTATTACAACAAACCTAATCAGGAAGGGCTCTACCGGCATTTCTCGTCCATTGCCGCTGAGACTTCGCTGCCTTGCATTTTATACAATGTACCAAGCCGCACTACGGTGAGCCTTAGCGTCGCAACGACATTGCGTCTGGCCGCACTTCCGAACATTGTCGCTACGAAGGAATGCGTCTCGGTGGATCAGATCACCCTGATTGCCTCGGCCTGCCCGGATGATTTCCATGTCTACTCGGGGGATGATTCTGCGGGTCTGGCCACGCTTGCTGTGGGTGGCCATGGCATTATCAGCGTAGCCAGCCACATTGTCGGGGCGCAGATGCTGGAGATGATCGAAGCTTTCACTTCCGGGAACGTCCAGCGTGCCGGTGAGCTCCACCGGACGCTGTTTCCTGTGTTCAAAGGGTTGTTCGAATGCCCGCAGCCGCTGCCGAATCCTTCGGCGGTGAAATATGCGCTGGGTCTGCGCGGGATCGACGTAGGTTCCGTCCGTCTGCCGCTGGTTTCTCCGACGGAAGAGGAAGCGGCTTTCATTGCAGCTTTACTGAAATAG
- the dapG gene encoding aspartate kinase, with amino-acid sequence MGILVQKFGGTSLSTPVAREHVIRHVKRELASGFSLVVVVSAMGRKGEPYATDTLLDLAAQSGNSLPDRERDLLMCCGEIISAANLCGLLEQEGIRSTVLTGAQAGFVTDSSYGNARILDVRTERILRELREHKVVIVTGFQGQTEAGDFTTLGRGGSDTSATALGAALRADMVDIYTDVDGILTADPRIVEDAKQLTYVSYTEICNMAYQGAKVIHPRAVEIAMQAQIPVRVRSTFSEAEGTLVTHPEGFSDVSHGVVDRFVTGVAYVSNITQISVECPDGNGTGVQLQIFKSMADNGISVDFINVTPSEALYTVFDDKSEKAISVLQELGLRPRSLSGCAKVSVIGGGINGVPGIMARIVEALSSQNIQILQSADSNTTIWVLVKKEDMVQSVRALHAKFELHR; translated from the coding sequence ATGGGTATTTTGGTGCAAAAATTCGGCGGAACCTCGCTCTCCACACCGGTGGCCAGAGAACATGTAATCCGTCATGTCAAACGGGAGCTGGCCAGCGGGTTCAGCCTGGTGGTTGTAGTCTCGGCAATGGGCCGCAAAGGTGAGCCTTATGCTACAGATACACTGCTGGATCTGGCGGCTCAAAGCGGGAACTCGCTGCCCGACCGCGAGCGTGATCTGCTGATGTGCTGCGGGGAGATTATCTCGGCGGCCAATCTGTGCGGACTGCTGGAGCAGGAAGGGATCCGTTCTACCGTGCTTACGGGGGCGCAGGCGGGATTTGTAACAGACAGCAGCTACGGCAATGCAAGAATTCTGGATGTGCGGACAGAACGCATTCTACGCGAACTGCGTGAGCATAAAGTAGTAATAGTAACAGGGTTCCAGGGCCAAACTGAGGCTGGCGACTTCACAACCCTTGGCCGCGGAGGAAGCGATACTTCGGCTACAGCGCTCGGAGCCGCACTGCGTGCGGACATGGTCGATATATATACCGATGTCGACGGCATTCTGACCGCTGATCCGCGGATTGTCGAAGATGCCAAGCAGCTTACTTATGTCAGTTATACGGAAATCTGCAATATGGCCTATCAGGGAGCCAAGGTAATTCATCCCCGGGCTGTGGAAATCGCCATGCAGGCTCAGATTCCGGTACGTGTACGGTCAACGTTCTCCGAAGCGGAAGGGACGCTTGTTACCCATCCTGAAGGCTTTAGCGATGTTTCGCACGGAGTCGTTGACCGTTTTGTCACGGGCGTTGCGTACGTCAGCAACATTACACAGATCTCCGTAGAATGTCCGGACGGCAACGGAACCGGTGTACAGCTGCAGATTTTCAAAAGCATGGCGGATAATGGAATCAGCGTAGACTTCATCAATGTGACTCCATCCGAGGCTCTGTACACTGTATTCGATGACAAATCGGAGAAGGCAATCTCTGTGCTACAGGAGCTGGGGCTGCGACCTAGGAGCTTGTCTGGCTGTGCGAAGGTATCCGTTATCGGCGGAGGCATCAACGGGGTGCCGGGAATCATGGCCCGTATTGTTGAAGCGCTCAGCTCGCAAAATATTCAGATTCTGCAATCCGCAGACTCCAATACAACCATTTGGGTTCTGGTGAAGAAGGAAGATATGGTGCAGTCGGTTCGCGCCCTGCATGCCAAGTTTGAATTGCACCGCTGA
- the dpsA gene encoding dipicolinate synthase subunit DpsA produces the protein MLTGIRIVFLGGDARQLEVIRRCVEMNAAVSAAGFDQWKTPVPGVSLELMSAELLGTADVLVLPVAGCDEEGKLNAMYSSGPLQLLDEHIAALRADCIVYTGIAKDYLRALCTRHSLKLVELLDRDDVAIYNSIPTAEGALVIAIQNTDFTIHGSNSMVLGMGRTGFTMAWTLQGLGARVSVGVRKQEHYARAEEMGWKPFMTGALQLHVDDVDLIFNTVPGMLLTAEVLSRVPRQCVIIDLASAPGGCDFRYAEKRGIKAILAPGLPGIVAPASAGRIMAGALLQSISDEVSHTPGEE, from the coding sequence ATGCTTACTGGCATCAGGATCGTATTCCTGGGCGGGGACGCAAGACAACTCGAAGTGATCCGCAGATGCGTAGAGATGAATGCGGCAGTAAGTGCCGCGGGGTTCGACCAGTGGAAGACTCCGGTTCCGGGGGTGTCTCTGGAACTGATGTCCGCAGAACTGCTTGGCACAGCTGATGTGCTAGTGCTGCCCGTGGCAGGATGCGATGAGGAAGGGAAGCTTAACGCGATGTATTCCTCCGGTCCGCTGCAACTGCTGGACGAACATATCGCGGCGCTGCGGGCAGATTGTATAGTATATACTGGTATAGCCAAAGATTATTTGCGTGCCTTGTGTACCAGGCATTCACTGAAGCTCGTGGAGCTGCTGGACAGGGATGATGTGGCGATATACAATTCCATTCCTACAGCGGAAGGCGCGCTGGTTATAGCCATTCAGAACACCGATTTCACCATACATGGCTCCAATTCAATGGTGCTGGGCATGGGAAGAACCGGCTTCACGATGGCCTGGACCCTGCAAGGCCTTGGAGCCAGGGTGTCTGTGGGGGTCAGGAAGCAGGAGCATTACGCCCGTGCGGAAGAAATGGGGTGGAAGCCTTTTATGACCGGAGCCCTGCAGCTTCATGTGGATGATGTTGACCTTATCTTCAATACCGTTCCCGGCATGTTGCTTACGGCAGAGGTTCTTTCGCGTGTGCCCCGGCAGTGTGTAATTATCGATCTGGCTTCGGCTCCGGGCGGCTGTGATTTCCGTTACGCGGAGAAGCGGGGGATCAAGGCGATTCTCGCCCCGGGCCTTCCCGGGATTGTCGCCCCGGCAAGCGCAGGGAGGATTATGGCTGGTGCATTGCTGCAGTCGATTTCGGACGAGGTTTCGCACACGCCGGGGGAAGAATGA
- a CDS encoding dipicolinate synthase subunit B, with product MDWHGKTVGYAITGSHCTFAEVMPQIQRFMDGGANVVPIVSASVLNTDTRFGTSENWLKQLKDITGNDIISTIVEAEPLGPSKLLDVLTIAPCTGNTTSKLANAMTDSPVLMAAKSQMRNGRPLVLAISTNDGLGLNAANIAKLLVTKNIYFVPFGQDNPVAKPNSLVARMDLIPEACYAALQGSQLQPMIIERFHSA from the coding sequence ATGGATTGGCATGGTAAAACAGTTGGTTATGCAATTACCGGCTCTCACTGCACCTTTGCTGAGGTAATGCCGCAGATTCAGCGGTTTATGGATGGCGGCGCCAACGTGGTGCCGATTGTATCGGCATCTGTGCTGAACACGGATACGCGCTTTGGCACATCGGAAAATTGGTTAAAACAGTTGAAAGATATAACGGGGAATGATATCATTTCTACAATTGTTGAAGCGGAACCGCTGGGTCCTTCGAAGCTGCTGGATGTACTTACGATTGCTCCCTGCACAGGGAACACAACAAGCAAACTGGCGAATGCCATGACGGATAGTCCGGTGCTGATGGCTGCCAAATCGCAGATGCGCAATGGGCGTCCGCTGGTGCTGGCGATCTCCACCAACGATGGCCTGGGCCTGAATGCGGCGAATATTGCTAAGCTGCTGGTAACTAAAAATATTTATTTTGTGCCATTCGGCCAGGATAATCCGGTTGCTAAGCCTAACTCACTTGTGGCCCGGATGGACCTTATTCCTGAGGCTTGTTATGCAGCCCTGCAAGGCAGCCAGCTGCAGCCTATGATTATCGAACGGTTTCATTCAGCATAG
- the dpsA gene encoding dipicolinate synthase subunit DpsA — MLTGIRIVFLGGDARQIEVIRKCVEMDGTVSAAGFDKWDAPSPGVNLEQMSAELLSSADVLVLPAVGCDDEGYINAVFASERLQLLEEHIAALPSRAIVYTGMAKSYLRGLCVRHSLKLVELLNRDDVAIYNSIPTAEGALVMAIQNTDFTIHGSTSMVLGMGRTGFTMARALQGMGATVKVGVRKQEHYARAEEMGWKPFMTGDLLLHVPEADLIFNTIPSMIINAQVLSRLQLHCVIIDLASAPGGCDFRYAEKRGIKAMLAPGLPGIVAPKSAGIIMANALVQSLSGETSIRGDE, encoded by the coding sequence ATGCTTACTGGCATCAGGATCGTGTTCCTGGGCGGGGACGCGAGACAAATTGAAGTGATTCGGAAATGTGTGGAAATGGATGGGACGGTAAGCGCTGCCGGGTTCGACAAGTGGGATGCCCCAAGCCCGGGGGTAAACCTGGAACAAATGTCGGCAGAATTACTCAGCAGCGCAGATGTGCTGGTGCTGCCGGCTGTCGGCTGCGATGATGAGGGTTATATTAATGCGGTATTTGCTTCAGAACGCCTGCAACTGCTGGAAGAGCATATAGCTGCGCTGCCGTCCCGGGCTATCGTGTATACCGGCATGGCCAAAAGCTATTTGCGCGGCCTGTGTGTCAGACATTCACTCAAGCTGGTGGAGCTGCTGAACCGGGATGATGTGGCCATTTACAATTCTATCCCGACTGCTGAGGGTGCACTGGTTATGGCTATACAGAATACCGATTTCACCATCCATGGTTCTACCTCAATGGTACTCGGAATGGGCAGGACGGGATTCACCATGGCCAGGGCACTGCAAGGCATGGGTGCAACTGTAAAAGTAGGCGTAAGGAAACAGGAGCATTATGCAAGGGCAGAGGAAATGGGCTGGAAGCCGTTTATGACCGGAGATCTGCTGCTTCACGTACCGGAAGCGGATCTGATCTTCAATACCATTCCAAGCATGATTATTAACGCACAGGTTCTATCGCGTCTTCAGCTGCACTGCGTGATCATCGATCTGGCTTCCGCACCGGGCGGGTGTGATTTCCGCTATGCCGAGAAGCGCGGGATCAAGGCGATGCTGGCACCGGGACTTCCCGGTATTGTGGCCCCCAAGAGCGCCGGAATCATTATGGCTAATGCGCTGGTACAGTCGTTATCAGGCGAGACTTCAATCAGGGGGGACGAATAA
- the dut gene encoding dUTP diphosphatase, producing MSYYVQINKLPGNEDVLLPCKMSEQASGYDLYAAVAEAVVLAPGERTLIPTGISLAMPDGLEAQIRPRSGLALKHGITCLNTPGTIDADYRGEIKVLLINLGQEPFAIARNERIAQMVFQAVPSVTLVEVGELSETERGVGGFGHTGK from the coding sequence TTGTCTTATTACGTTCAAATTAACAAGCTTCCCGGGAATGAGGATGTGCTGCTGCCCTGCAAAATGTCCGAACAGGCCTCTGGGTATGACCTGTATGCCGCTGTAGCAGAGGCTGTGGTGCTTGCTCCGGGCGAGCGCACATTAATCCCCACAGGAATCTCACTCGCCATGCCGGACGGGCTGGAGGCGCAGATCCGTCCGCGCAGCGGCCTGGCCCTTAAGCACGGTATCACCTGCCTGAATACCCCGGGTACCATCGATGCGGATTACCGTGGTGAGATTAAGGTGCTGCTGATCAACCTGGGTCAGGAGCCGTTTGCGATTGCCCGCAATGAGCGGATTGCCCAAATGGTGTTCCAGGCTGTGCCATCTGTAACGCTGGTGGAAGTCGGTGAGCTCTCTGAAACGGAGCGCGGCGTCGGAGGCTTTGGACATACGGGTAAATAA
- a CDS encoding M16 family metallopeptidase, with translation MDKILLSNGLRVVTEKIPTGRSVSFGIWVKTGSRNENPLNNGISHFIEHMLFKGTDRYSAKEIAEQFDAIGGNVNAFTSKEYTCYYAKVLDEHLPIAVDVLADMFFRSRMDAEELAKEKNVILEEISMCEDTPDDLVHELMCAAAYGEHPLAYTILGLKERLLEMTPDDLRAYMKEQYTIENTVISVAGNINDGLIELLEQHFGSFANHGESPSLTEPDYQGELVFHKKKTEQNHICISLPGVKSGGPLQYPMALLNNAFGGGMSSRLFQEIREKRGLAYSVFSYHSAQADSGLFTVYAGTAPKQTKEVTELIKEMLHDLAVNGLSEDELRKGKEQLKGSLILSLESTSSRMNRMGKNELMLGRQDTLDEMIAKIGAVTMEDINALLDFMFAQPLSLAMVGSTDKAIANVRRDDLVLLRSN, from the coding sequence TTGGACAAAATATTATTATCGAACGGACTTCGGGTGGTTACCGAGAAGATCCCTACCGGAAGATCCGTATCCTTCGGAATCTGGGTCAAGACGGGCTCACGCAATGAGAACCCGCTGAACAACGGGATTTCTCATTTCATCGAGCATATGCTCTTCAAGGGAACTGACCGGTACAGCGCGAAGGAGATCGCCGAACAGTTTGATGCGATTGGCGGTAATGTCAACGCGTTTACCTCGAAGGAATATACATGCTATTATGCCAAAGTGCTGGATGAGCATCTGCCGATTGCTGTGGATGTGCTGGCGGATATGTTTTTCCGTTCACGGATGGATGCCGAGGAGCTGGCTAAAGAGAAGAATGTCATTCTGGAGGAAATCTCCATGTGCGAGGATACGCCGGATGATCTGGTCCATGAGCTGATGTGTGCAGCTGCATACGGCGAACACCCGCTGGCTTACACGATACTCGGACTCAAGGAACGTCTGCTGGAAATGACGCCGGATGACCTGCGTGCATACATGAAAGAGCAGTATACGATCGAGAATACGGTAATCAGCGTAGCCGGAAATATTAATGACGGGCTGATTGAACTGCTGGAGCAGCATTTTGGCTCGTTCGCGAACCACGGTGAATCGCCTTCGCTGACTGAACCGGATTATCAGGGGGAGCTGGTCTTCCACAAGAAGAAAACAGAGCAGAATCACATCTGCATTTCCTTGCCCGGTGTGAAGAGCGGCGGCCCGCTGCAGTATCCTATGGCTCTGCTGAACAATGCCTTTGGCGGCGGAATGAGCTCGCGGCTGTTCCAGGAAATCCGTGAGAAGCGCGGTCTGGCGTACTCAGTATTTTCGTATCATAGTGCCCAGGCCGACAGTGGCTTGTTCACCGTATATGCCGGCACAGCGCCGAAGCAGACCAAAGAGGTTACCGAGCTGATCAAAGAAATGCTGCACGATCTTGCTGTGAACGGCCTGAGTGAGGATGAACTCCGCAAAGGCAAGGAGCAGCTGAAAGGCAGTCTGATCCTGAGTCTGGAAAGCACCAGCAGCCGGATGAACCGGATGGGCAAAAATGAGCTGATGCTCGGCAGGCAGGATACCCTCGATGAGATGATTGCCAAAATAGGGGCCGTGACCATGGAGGATATCAATGCGCTGCTGGATTTTATGTTCGCACAGCCGTTGTCTCTGGCTATGGTAGGCTCAACAGATAAAGCGATAGCCAATGTTAGGAGAGATGATCTTGTCTTATTACGTTCAAATTAA
- a CDS encoding polysaccharide deacetylase family protein, protein MKTDKAALVLACIAVVIGIGSTNGPVKEMIAGLKPQADTAVMSYAPKQTNDELRAQIAGKAAELNAQPVDAVVDRVWKAIPGYNGLEVDVEATYRNALLRGPADSLKLVYRQTEPKVSLSDLGAQPIYRGNPAKPMVSLMINVAWGNEYIVPMLDILDEEKVKVTFFLDGSWLSHNKELAAEMLKRGHEVENHAYTHPNMSTLSRARATAEIEKTQKLLKNTLGVTNQWFAPPSGDFNQQTVEIAASLGLKTVLWTLDTVDWRHPSPDSVIAKISSKAEPGTLVLMHPTDSSSQALRGMIRGIRAKGLQLGTVSQTLSTERITPPEVE, encoded by the coding sequence ATGAAGACGGACAAAGCAGCGCTTGTGCTGGCCTGCATTGCAGTAGTAATCGGGATTGGCAGCACGAATGGGCCGGTCAAAGAGATGATCGCCGGGCTTAAGCCGCAGGCCGATACGGCCGTGATGAGCTATGCGCCAAAGCAAACCAACGATGAATTGCGCGCCCAGATTGCCGGCAAGGCAGCGGAGCTGAATGCGCAGCCTGTCGATGCTGTCGTTGACCGGGTATGGAAAGCCATACCGGGGTACAATGGACTTGAAGTGGATGTGGAGGCAACCTACCGGAACGCGCTTTTGCGGGGCCCGGCGGACAGCCTCAAACTGGTGTACCGCCAGACAGAGCCGAAGGTATCGCTGAGTGATCTGGGGGCGCAGCCGATCTACCGGGGCAATCCGGCCAAGCCGATGGTGTCGCTGATGATTAATGTGGCGTGGGGGAACGAGTATATTGTGCCGATGCTGGATATTCTGGACGAGGAGAAGGTCAAGGTGACCTTTTTTCTGGATGGAAGCTGGCTTAGTCATAACAAGGAGCTTGCCGCCGAAATGCTGAAGCGGGGACATGAAGTAGAGAACCATGCCTACACACATCCCAACATGAGTACACTCAGCCGCGCGCGTGCAACGGCCGAGATTGAGAAGACACAGAAGCTGCTGAAGAATACCCTGGGGGTAACCAACCAATGGTTTGCTCCGCCTTCAGGAGATTTTAATCAGCAGACGGTGGAGATTGCAGCCTCACTGGGACTAAAAACGGTATTATGGACGCTGGATACAGTCGATTGGCGCCATCCTTCTCCGGATTCGGTTATTGCCAAGATCAGCAGCAAAGCGGAGCCCGGAACCCTGGTACTGATGCATCCTACAGACTCCTCTTCCCAGGCGCTGAGGGGAATGATCCGTGGGATTAGAGCCAAGGGCTTGCAGCTGGGAACCGTCAGTCAGACACTCTCAACAGAGCGTATTACACCTCCGGAAGTTGAGTGA